A genomic region of Leptolyngbya sp. NIES-2104 contains the following coding sequences:
- a CDS encoding DUF4079 domain-containing protein → MDLPSFIWLWKIAAWAMGLTIAAYLVQVVTGSGLLFGARKMRSLHIGTGIAIAIFVLVLLGIGLVGTIGHYGSLGHSNHLWSGLAVVELVFLSAWSAVQIPSQPWARSVHIGVNFLLCLGLVWVSITGWEVVQKYL, encoded by the coding sequence TTGGTTGTGGAAGATTGCGGCTTGGGCGATGGGACTGACGATCGCAGCTTATCTCGTTCAAGTGGTGACGGGTTCAGGCTTGCTGTTTGGCGCGAGAAAAATGCGATCGCTGCATATCGGAACGGGAATTGCGATCGCGATCTTCGTTCTCGTTCTCTTGGGAATCGGGTTGGTGGGCACGATCGGGCATTACGGCAGTCTCGGACACTCGAATCATCTTTGGTCAGGACTTGCGGTGGTGGAACTCGTTTTCCTCTCAGCTTGGAGTGCGGTACAAATTCCGAGTCAGCCTTGGGCGCGATCAGTTCATATTGGCGTAAATTTTCTGCTTTGTTTGGGGCTGGTTTGGGTGTCGATTACGGGTTGGGAAGTGGTGCAGAAATATCTTTGA